The following is a genomic window from Mustela erminea isolate mMusErm1 chromosome 14, mMusErm1.Pri, whole genome shotgun sequence.
ATCTGTTTGCCCTGTTGTCCTGTTTGTGTGAAGTGTAtctctgttgattttctgttatttattgaaGTTGCAGGAAGTATCAaggtagaagaagagaaagaaataatactgcGATTATAATGATGACTGACATTTATTGAAAGCATATGGTATGCTTTATGCTGTGTGAAGCATTTTCTATTGTTTAATGTTCAAGGAAAGCCTAGAACTATTTCATAGAGTGGTTGTTGATTACCTTTTAATTGGAAAATGTTGCCAGCAAATAATACTACTTTGTGCTCcctacctctccctgccccactttGTCATTGGCTGAAGGAAGATCAAAGGCCAAAATCTGACTAGGAATTTCCTCAATGGTTTTTGAGTCAAAGCAATTTTGAAGTCTCAGATTAGAATTATGAACTTCATTGTCAAAACTGAGTGTTTTGAAATACTGTGAGAGTAGTTGGTGACAGTAGAAAGTACTAATAATGAGCGCttagtgtgtgccaggcacaaagGGGTTCAGTAACTTGTTtagagtcacacagctggtaagtggcagagctggcatTGGTTGCAAAGCTTGTGCTCTTAACCCTCATTCTGCCTTGCCCACAGGAGTGTGTAGGCCGAAAGAAAAAATTTGTAAAGATtgataataagaaaattaaatagttgAGCTGCCTGATGGTTCACAGacattagtgatttttaaaatcgtGTTCTAAATtatatgttactttttaaaataatagactgGCCACCAAAGTGGGTTATTCTGATTTATCCTTTGGGAGTATGGAAAGAAAATCTTACGTTTCTAAATGTCATGTTTTaatttagatacattttttaCTTCCATGAGATATTTGTACTGTAGTGTATGCGTATGatttatgaataaattattcttattgggtacaaacatgaaaaaatttgGTAGATGAGTTTGTATAATCAGAAATATTGATGGTCACTGTAGTAGTACATTGGCATTTAAGTATTtggtattttcatttcagttttttcagAGCCAGCGGTTACTTGAATAGAGATCAGTGCACCTGTGTCTTTGGGCTACTGATAATTTAGCCCCCAGGATACATTTGGTTTTCAGATACTGTAAGGCGGGGAGCAAGCCTCTTAGCCTATGAGTGAATTTTGGAATCTGCCTAGGCCTCACAATTTCTGGCACTTTTGAATTTCAGAATTTTAGAAGCAGAAGACTGTAGATTTGCTGTATAGTATGTAGTGACTGCCAACATTGGCTTTCCTCTGTCAAGAGTAccttttgctttggttttttaaaatagaaaaacagtgtAATTgagtataaaaatgtattttgggcCACAGGATCATAGCCCAGGCCTACTGTCCATCCATCTGTAGCATCTAAGCTGAATTGCAGGTTTAGGATCTAAGCAAAAGTAATCTTTGGAGTTTAAGTCTTATAAAAACCAGGAGCTGTTTAAATAGGGACAGCGGAATTACAAAGGCACTAATCCCTTTTCAGAATTCATGTTGGTAGGAGATGGATGTATGAAGGACTTAAAACAGGTACTCTGCTTTTGCTGGGTGCATTAAGCAAATGTCAAGTTCATTTAGATGTGATAACCTGGGGATTTCTTTCTCATCAAGATAAGTGCAAAGAGTGAGTTCATTGATTCTCTTGTATTTTTCTCGTATATGTGTGGAGCCagtaatgagttttttttttttttttttcttaacgcTCAGATCATAAATGAGAGAATAACTGAATTCTCTCTTTCGGAATCCCGAAGAAGTATGTGTGCTGTGCTGAGCTGCTGCCAGGGCATCCTCTCAACGCCCACCCTTGCTGTCATCTACACGGCTAGACAGGAGCTGATAGTGGCATTGCTGAGCCAGCTGTGCTGGCTGGCCTGTAGGCAGCCGGAAGGAGCCGTGGTAGCCCAGTTATTCGAGGTCATTCACTTGGCGCTTGGCCACTACCTCTTGATCCAGCAACAGCAAGTCAACCCAAGACGTGCCTTTGCGGAGGTCACTGGGCACTTGCTTCAGCCCTGCCTGGTCCTTAGGCACTTACTCTCGGGGGGCACGTGGACACAGACTGTCCCGGGCCAGTTGCGGCAGGCGCTGAGCCGGGATGTAAGGAATCAGATTGAGGCCATGATTCGAGGTGGAGCTTTTCAGCCCGAGTTGCTCTCGTCCTACAAAGAGGAGCTTTTAGACCAGCAGCAAGGTGACATGAAGATAGGCGCCATGAAGAATCTTCTAGCTCCTCTGGACACTGTGATCGCCAGGCTGGTAGATGCTGGCTACTGTGAACCATCCCTTCATGCTGCTGTTATAGCCAACTCAGTGGCCTTGCTGTATAAGCTCTTTTTCGAGTCTTACTTCAAGGAGGGGAACCAGCTTCTCTGCTTCCAGGTACTCCCCAGGCTGTTTGGCTGCTTGAGGATTTCACGCCTGCAGGAGGAGCAGCTAAAAGGCCTGGCTGCATCAGATTGGACCACAGAACTCCTGGTTCTAGAACAGCTGCTCAGCTCAGTGGCCAACAACAATATTTACAACATTGCTGCTGATAGGATCCGGCATGGAGAGGCTCAGTTCCACTTCTACTGCCGTGTGGCTGAGCTGCTGATAAACCACTCCCAAGCATCTGTGCCAGCCTGGTTCCGCTGCCTCAAGGCTTTGATGTCTCTGAATCATTTGATTTTGGAGCCAGACCTGGATGACCTTTTGGCTTCAGCTTGGATTGATGCAGAAGTGACAGACGTTCGAACCAAAAAAGCACAGGAGGCActtcttcacactgttttccagacgTATGTCAAACTCCGACAAGTGCCGCGGTTGTTTGAAGAGATTTTGGGAGTGATCGGTCGTCCAGCTGCTGAGGCACTGAGGCAGCCTGTGCTGACCTCAGGCCCCTCTAGGGTGCTCTGCGAGTGCCTCCAGGACTTGCCTCCAAGTCAGATCTTGGACACTTGGTCCCTCATGTTGGAGAAGTTCCAGTCTTCGGTCTTACCCTATTTGCGGGGTGATGCTGACATGGCCTTGAAGTTGTTGTCCCTGAGCTCTCTGCTGCACTGCGTCATGTTCAACATGCGGAGTCTGGAGAGCAGCACCCCTCTGCCCGTCATCAGACGGATGCAGTGCACAATGGAGAGGATGCTCCAAGAGCTTGTGAGGCCCCTGTTGGACCTTCTGGATCCCCAAGGCCCAGAGCTTGAGCTCTGGCTACAGAAGGTCAGTGactctgctctcctgctctcttacACTTGGGCCCAGGTTGATGCCATGCTCAGTATAAACTGCAGCCAGTATCACTCTGTGTCTGGGGCTCTTACAGATGTTGCTGTAGAGATCTCACACCTGCCCTTGTTGCTCCCTGGTGTTGAAACGTGCCATTGGAAGAAGATAGAAAAGTTTACAGCTCAGTTTGACTCTCTTGGCAGGTACTGCTTAGCACAGCTCTACctgcagaaaatgaaaaggacttTAATGCAAACCAGTTTCCAGTCTGAAGAAGCCCTCCACAGTTTGAAGTGTGATGCTGCCTACATTCTTGGTTCTGGCAGAGAAAGCTTGAATCGAGGGACAGCAGCTTCCTGGGATGGCCAGGTTGGGACAGTGAGTGCACTCACGTACCCTGTAGCTCACTGGCACCTGGTTGTGTCGAATCTCACAATTTTGATATCCTATCTTAGTCCAGATGATGTGAGATCTCTGGCCAGTGTGCTGCTGAGAACTTTACCAGTGAGCAAAGCCCAGGAAGGCTCAGCAGAGGAAGAGCCAAGCCTCACGCTTGAAAAAATATCCAGCGCTGTCCTCCATAGCCCTCTCTTTCCAGAAATGCAGTCCCTTTATTCTGCTTTCTTAATGTGCCTAACTGAAGGATGTACTAGCGTCTTGCGTTCTGGTGCCCAGAGTGACCCAAGTCTTCTCAGTGAACAACTGCCCTGGCTTTTTGAAAAGGACCACCTGGTGGTGGCTCTTTGGGAAAACAAATTTGCAAAAGTTGGACCTGAAGGTGTAGAACCAAAAGGAGAAATTGCCCAAAACTTACTGTCCTTGGTGAAGAGTGACTTCCCCATTCAGCTGGACGGAGAACAGTTAGAGAGCATCCTGGGACTTTTGGAAGTTATTTCTGCTCTGCAACTGGATAGCCTCTTGACTCCCTATCATgtgcattattttcttctgttactgtCCTTGGCCATCACCAAGCTGGGGAGCTCTTGCTCCTCTTCAGTGACCCTCAAATTTTTGATGACTTGCTATCGGCTTCTCGGTTCCCTGCAGAGAGGGAAAAGTGCTCGCTCAGTGCTCAAGATTATGTATGTTAGTGATATATTTGAGATCACATT
Proteins encoded in this region:
- the URB2 gene encoding unhealthy ribosome biogenesis protein 2 homolog isoform X4; the protein is MAAVYSGISFKLKSKTTSWEDKLKLAHFAWISHQCILPNKEQVLLDWARQSLIAFYKKKLELKEDIVERLWIYIDNILHSKKLQDLLKNGKTINLQISLVKIINERITEFSLSESRRSMCAVLSCCQGILSTPTLAVIYTARQELIVALLSQLCWLACRQPEGAVVAQLFEVIHLALGHYLLIQQQQVNPRRAFAEVTGHLLQPCLVLRHLLSGGTWTQTVPGQLRQALSRDVRNQIEAMIRGGAFQPELLSSYKEELLDQQQGDMKIGAMKNLLAPLDTVIARLVDAGYCEPSLHAAVIANSVALLYKLFFESYFKEGNQLLCFQVLPRLFGCLRISRLQEEQLKGLAASDWTTELLVLEQLLSSVANNNIYNIAADRIRHGEAQFHFYCRVAELLINHSQASVPAWFRCLKALMSLNHLILEPDLDDLLASAWIDAEVTDVRTKKAQEALLHTVFQTYVKLRQVPRLFEEILGVIGRPAAEALRQPVLTSGPSRVLCECLQDLPPSQILDTWSLMLEKFQSSVLPYLRGDADMALKLLSLSSLLHCVMFNMRSLESSTPLPVIRRMQCTMERMLQELVRPLLDLLDPQGPELELWLQKVSDSALLLSYTWAQVDAMLSINCSQYHSVSGALTDVAVEISHLPLLLPGVETCHWKKIEKFTAQFDSLGRYCLAQLYLQKMKRTLMQTSFQSEEALHSLKCDAAYILGSGRESLNRGTAASWDGQVGTVSALTYPVAHWHLVVSNLTILISYLSPDDVRSLASVLLRTLPVSKAQEGSAEEEPSLTLEKISSAVLHSPLFPEMQSLYSAFLMCLTEGCTSVLRSGAQSDPSLLSEQLPWLFEKDHLVVALWENKFAKVGPEGVEPKGEIAQNLLSLVKSDFPIQLDGEQLESILGLLEVISALQLDSLLTPYHVHYFLLLLSLAITKLGSSCSSSVTLKFLMTCYRLLGSLQRGKSARSVLKIMYVSDIFEITLTSLFKASGRFLVNVDDPSCLEFLQVVGAFLEQLMQMLTQTKLSLVLNFRKIVAFLHELCPEAIAGKWVKNQNPWGQHLLLVSLTKLCQVLGPFVRERKQQHEAPEALCELLQKAILHTGAVLQQCWAQGARGQRLPSVFIASVSTLLEADVGQLSRHRTEISTMTDKVPLSLTAFYQSVCSQLLSELPALAGDRQCFQAAMRFLTLFFLAPELHPKKDSVFTSMFHSVRKVLTDPAVPVEVIQDIEPDLGALLTQMLEVGTTEDFRMMMRCILQGLDISNMWKADLQAVLSAVTLTKLLLKCTLGGEKASLFWCACPQIITALTLLNREACQEQPVPLAVVGPVLDVLAALLRQGEETIRNPHHVSLAFSILLTVPLDHLKPSEYGSIFLRVHNVLFSILQCHPKIGVFGHARREAERQRKHR
- the URB2 gene encoding unhealthy ribosome biogenesis protein 2 homolog isoform X3, whose product is MAAVYSGISFKLKSKTTSWEDKLKLAHFAWISHQCILPNKEQVLLDWARQSLIAFYKKKLELKEDIVERLWIYIDNILHSKKLQDLLKNGKTINLQISLVKIINERITEFSLSESRRSMCAVLSCCQGILSTPTLAVIYTARQELIVALLSQLCWLACRQPEGAVVAQLFEVIHLALGHYLLIQQQQVNPRRAFAEVTGHLLQPCLVLRHLLSGGTWTQTVPGQLRQALSRDVRNQIEAMIRGGAFQPELLSSYKEELLDQQQGDMKIGAMKNLLAPLDTVIARLVDAGYCEPSLHAAVIANSVALLYKLFFESYFKEGNQLLCFQVLPRLFGCLRISRLQEEQLKGLAASDWTTELLVLEQLLSSVANNNIYNIAADRIRHGEAQFHFYCRVAELLINHSQASVPAWFRCLKALMSLNHLILEPDLDDLLASAWIDAEVTDVRTKKAQEALLHTVFQTYVKLRQVPRLFEEILGVIGRPAAEALRQPVLTSGPSRVLCECLQDLPPSQILDTWSLMLEKFQSSVLPYLRGDADMALKLLSLSSLLHCVMFNMRSLESSTPLPVIRRMQCTMERMLQELVRPLLDLLDPQGPELELWLQKVSDSALLLSYTWAQVDAMLSINCSQYHSVSGALTDVAVEISHLPLLLPGVETCHWKKIEKFTAQFDSLGRYCLAQLYLQKMKRTLMQTSFQSEEALHSLKCDAAYILGSGRESLNRGTAASWDGQVGTVSALTYPVAHWHLVVSNLTILISYLSPDDVRSLASVLLRTLPVSKAQEGSAEEEPSLTLEKISSAVLHSPLFPEMQSLYSAFLMCLTEGCTSVLRSGAQSDPSLLSEQLPWLFEKDHLVVALWENKFAKVGPEGVEPKGEIAQNLLSLVKSDFPIQLDGEQLESILGLLEVISALQLDSLLTPYHVHYFLLLLSLAITKLGSSCSSSVTLKFLMTCYRLLGSLQRGKSARSVLKIMYVSDIFEITLTSLFKASGRFLVNVDDPSCLEFLQVVGAFLEQLMQMLTQTKLSLVLNFRKIVAFLHELCPEAIAGKWVKNQNPWGQHLLLVSLTKLCQVLGPFVRERKQQHEAPEALCELLQKAILHTGAVLQQCWAQGARGQRLPSVFIASVSTLLEADVGQLSRHRTEISTMTDKVPLSLTAFYQSVCSQLLSELPALAGDRQCFQAAMRFLTLFFLAPELHPKKDSVFTSMFHSVRKVLTDPAVPVEVIQDIEPDLGALLTQMLEVGTTEDFRMMMRCILQGLDISNMWKADLQAVLSAVTLTKLLLKCTLGGEKASLFWCACPQIITALTLLNREACQEQPVPLAVVGPVLDVLAALLRQGEETIRNPHHVSLAFSILLTVPLDHLKPSEYGSIFLRVHNVLFSILQCHPKIGVFGHARREAERQRSPCILQ
- the URB2 gene encoding unhealthy ribosome biogenesis protein 2 homolog isoform X2, translated to MAAVYSGISFKLKSKTTSWEDKLKLAHFAWISHQCILPNKEQVLLDWARQSLIAFYKKKLELKEDIVERLWIYIDNILHSKKLQDLLKNGKTINLQISLVKIINERITEFSLSESRRSMCAVLSCCQGILSTPTLAVIYTARQELIVALLSQLCWLACRQPEGAVVAQLFEVIHLALGHYLLIQQQQVNPRRAFAEVTGHLLQPCLVLRHLLSGGTWTQTVPGQLRQALSRDVRNQIEAMIRGGAFQPELLSSYKEELLDQQQGDMKIGAMKNLLAPLDTVIARLVDAGYCEPSLHAAVIANSVALLYKLFFESYFKEGNQLLCFQVLPRLFGCLRISRLQEEQLKGLAASDWTTELLVLEQLLSSVANNNIYNIAADRIRHGEAQFHFYCRVAELLINHSQASVPAWFRCLKALMSLNHLILEPDLDDLLASAWIDAEVTDVRTKKAQEALLHTVFQTYVKLRQVPRLFEEILGVIGRPAAEALRQPVLTSGPSRVLCECLQDLPPSQILDTWSLMLEKFQSSVLPYLRGDADMALKLLSLSSLLHCVMFNMRSLESSTPLPVIRRMQCTMERMLQELVRPLLDLLDPQGPELELWLQKVSDSALLLSYTWAQVDAMLSINCSQYHSVSGALTDVAVEISHLPLLLPGVETCHWKKIEKFTAQFDSLGRYCLAQLYLQKMKRTLMQTSFQSEEALHSLKCDAAYILGSGRESLNRGTAASWDGQVGTVSALTYPVAHWHLVVSNLTILISYLSPDDVRSLASVLLRTLPVSKAQEGSAEEEPSLTLEKISSAVLHSPLFPEMQSLYSAFLMCLTEGCTSVLRSGAQSDPSLLSEQLPWLFEKDHLVVALWENKFAKVGPEGVEPKGEIAQNLLSLVKSDFPIQLDGEQLESILGLLEVISALQLDSLLTPYHVHYFLLLLSLAITKLGSSCSSSVTLKFLMTCYRLLGSLQRGKSARSVLKIMYVSDIFEITLTSLFKASGRFLVNVDDPSCLEFLQVVGAFLEQLMQMLTQTKLSLVLNFRKIVAFLHELCPEAIAGKWVKNQNPWGQHLLLVSLTKLCQVLGPFVRERKQQHEAPEALCELLQKAILHTGAVLQQCWAQGARGQRLPSVFIASVSTLLEADVGQLSRHRTEISTMTDKVPLSLTAFYQSVCSQLLSELPALAGDRQCFQAAMRFLTLFFLAPELHPKKDSVFTSMFHSVRKVLTDPAVPVEVIQDIEPDLGALLTQMLEVGTTEDFRMMMRCILQGLDISNMWKADLQAVLSAVTLTKLLLKCTLGGEKASLFWCACPQIITALTLLNREACQEQPVPLAVVGPVLDVLAALLRQGEETIRNPHHVSLAFSILLTVPLDHLKPSEYGSIFLRVHNVLFSILQCHPKVMLKAIPSFLNCFNRLVYSVMHEGRQKDKGHLVSCSEGPSAGGHLPHPGPLH
- the URB2 gene encoding unhealthy ribosome biogenesis protein 2 homolog isoform X1; protein product: MAAVYSGISFKLKSKTTSWEDKLKLAHFAWISHQCILPNKEQVLLDWARQSLIAFYKKKLELKEDIVERLWIYIDNILHSKKLQDLLKNGKTINLQISLVKIINERITEFSLSESRRSMCAVLSCCQGILSTPTLAVIYTARQELIVALLSQLCWLACRQPEGAVVAQLFEVIHLALGHYLLIQQQQVNPRRAFAEVTGHLLQPCLVLRHLLSGGTWTQTVPGQLRQALSRDVRNQIEAMIRGGAFQPELLSSYKEELLDQQQGDMKIGAMKNLLAPLDTVIARLVDAGYCEPSLHAAVIANSVALLYKLFFESYFKEGNQLLCFQVLPRLFGCLRISRLQEEQLKGLAASDWTTELLVLEQLLSSVANNNIYNIAADRIRHGEAQFHFYCRVAELLINHSQASVPAWFRCLKALMSLNHLILEPDLDDLLASAWIDAEVTDVRTKKAQEALLHTVFQTYVKLRQVPRLFEEILGVIGRPAAEALRQPVLTSGPSRVLCECLQDLPPSQILDTWSLMLEKFQSSVLPYLRGDADMALKLLSLSSLLHCVMFNMRSLESSTPLPVIRRMQCTMERMLQELVRPLLDLLDPQGPELELWLQKVSDSALLLSYTWAQVDAMLSINCSQYHSVSGALTDVAVEISHLPLLLPGVETCHWKKIEKFTAQFDSLGRYCLAQLYLQKMKRTLMQTSFQSEEALHSLKCDAAYILGSGRESLNRGTAASWDGQVGTVSALTYPVAHWHLVVSNLTILISYLSPDDVRSLASVLLRTLPVSKAQEGSAEEEPSLTLEKISSAVLHSPLFPEMQSLYSAFLMCLTEGCTSVLRSGAQSDPSLLSEQLPWLFEKDHLVVALWENKFAKVGPEGVEPKGEIAQNLLSLVKSDFPIQLDGEQLESILGLLEVISALQLDSLLTPYHVHYFLLLLSLAITKLGSSCSSSVTLKFLMTCYRLLGSLQRGKSARSVLKIMYVSDIFEITLTSLFKASGRFLVNVDDPSCLEFLQVVGAFLEQLMQMLTQTKLSLVLNFRKIVAFLHELCPEAIAGKWVKNQNPWGQHLLLVSLTKLCQVLGPFVRERKQQHEAPEALCELLQKAILHTGAVLQQCWAQGARGQRLPSVFIASVSTLLEADVGQLSRHRTEISTMTDKVPLSLTAFYQSVCSQLLSELPALAGDRQCFQAAMRFLTLFFLAPELHPKKDSVFTSMFHSVRKVLTDPAVPVEVIQDIEPDLGALLTQMLEVGTTEDFRMMMRCILQGLDISNMWKADLQAVLSAVTLTKLLLKCTLGGEKASLFWCACPQIITALTLLNREACQEQPVPLAVVGPVLDVLAALLRQGEETIRNPHHVSLAFSILLTVPLDHLKPSEYGSIFLRVHNVLFSILQCHPKVMLKAIPSFLNCFNRLVYSVMHEGRQKDKGSTDDLSVVLECARLVERMYSHIAARAEEFTVFSPFMVAQYVTEVQKVTLYPAVKGLLQEGIYLILDLCIEPDVQFLRVSLQPGVRDIFKELHNDYVKYHKAKHEGERRYMA